A section of the Hirschia baltica ATCC 49814 genome encodes:
- a CDS encoding acetyl-CoA carboxylase biotin carboxylase subunit produces MIKKILIANRGEIACRVIKTAKKMGIKTVAVYSDADKNALHVEMADEAIHIGPPPANQSYIVIDKIIEAIKQSGADAVHPGYGFLSENSEFSKKLAKLKVAFIGPNPKAIEAMGDKITSKKLAQQAGVSTVPGHMGLIENSDAAVKISNKIGYPVMIKASAGGGGKGMRIAWNDEEAREGFQSSKNEAKSSFGDDRIFIEKFVTQPRHIEIQVLGDKHGNIIYLGERECSIQRRNQKVIEEAPSPFLDEVTRKAMGEEAVSLARAVNYDSAGTVEFIVDGDKNFYFLEMNTRLQVEHPVTELITGVDLVEQMIRSANGDELNFKQSDVKLNGWAMESRIYAEDPYRNFLPSIGRLKRYRPPQEGLYMDGTIIRNDTGVYEGGEISMFYDPMIAKLCSWGKGRAESISAMRSALDIFELEGIGHNIPFLQAVYDHPRFESGNITTAFIAEEYPDGFEGGVPTKDSERKIGAICTLMQMLKEQRAAQISGSIANHRRQVSQCWKVEVGDQALNIDIDRKDGRYVSQIRDEGVENSQYHQISTDWSPGQPLMQAVVDGESFSFHVKPRPEGFFIWHRGCEYDVKVRTERGGELAKLMPIKMPMDTSDLLLCPMPGVVVSILVDEGQEVQDGQALAVVEAMKMENTLRAERKGVISKISVKAGENLAVDDVIMEFVK; encoded by the coding sequence TCATATTGGCCCGCCACCGGCTAATCAATCATATATTGTGATTGATAAGATTATAGAGGCGATTAAACAATCGGGTGCAGATGCTGTGCATCCTGGATATGGTTTCCTCTCTGAAAATTCTGAGTTCTCGAAAAAGCTTGCCAAATTGAAGGTCGCTTTTATTGGGCCAAACCCCAAAGCTATCGAAGCTATGGGGGATAAAATAACATCAAAAAAATTGGCTCAACAAGCTGGCGTTTCAACGGTACCGGGACATATGGGCTTGATCGAGAACTCAGATGCCGCTGTTAAGATATCTAATAAAATTGGATATCCGGTAATGATTAAAGCCTCCGCCGGTGGCGGGGGTAAGGGAATGCGCATTGCTTGGAATGATGAAGAAGCGAGAGAGGGCTTTCAGTCTTCTAAAAACGAAGCTAAGAGCAGCTTTGGCGATGACCGGATTTTTATCGAAAAATTTGTAACTCAGCCTCGACACATAGAGATTCAAGTATTGGGTGATAAGCATGGAAACATCATCTATTTAGGTGAACGTGAATGTTCTATCCAGCGCCGCAACCAAAAAGTAATTGAAGAAGCGCCATCTCCATTTTTGGACGAAGTTACACGTAAAGCTATGGGTGAAGAAGCTGTTTCTCTAGCGCGTGCAGTTAATTACGACAGTGCAGGTACTGTTGAGTTTATTGTTGATGGTGACAAAAATTTCTATTTTTTAGAAATGAATACAAGGCTTCAAGTTGAACACCCGGTGACAGAGTTGATTACTGGAGTGGACCTTGTGGAACAAATGATCCGCTCAGCTAATGGCGATGAATTGAACTTTAAACAAAGTGATGTGAAATTAAATGGTTGGGCGATGGAAAGCCGCATTTATGCTGAAGATCCATACCGTAATTTTTTACCATCTATTGGTCGTTTAAAAAGATACAGGCCGCCCCAAGAAGGTTTGTATATGGATGGTACGATTATTCGAAATGATACTGGCGTATATGAAGGCGGTGAAATTTCGATGTTCTATGATCCAATGATCGCAAAGCTATGTTCGTGGGGAAAAGGAAGAGCAGAGAGTATAAGTGCAATGAGGTCTGCACTTGATATATTTGAACTTGAAGGAATTGGTCACAATATTCCCTTCTTGCAGGCTGTGTATGACCACCCTCGCTTTGAAAGTGGAAATATAACGACAGCTTTTATCGCCGAAGAATACCCCGATGGTTTTGAAGGAGGGGTGCCTACTAAAGATAGTGAGAGAAAAATTGGCGCGATTTGCACATTGATGCAGATGCTCAAAGAACAGAGAGCAGCTCAAATATCTGGGAGCATAGCTAATCACCGTCGACAAGTTTCTCAATGTTGGAAAGTGGAGGTTGGTGATCAGGCCTTAAATATAGATATTGATCGTAAAGATGGCCGATATGTTTCCCAAATAAGAGATGAAGGTGTTGAAAACTCTCAATATCATCAGATATCAACAGACTGGTCACCTGGTCAGCCTCTGATGCAAGCTGTCGTCGATGGGGAGAGCTTCAGCTTCCATGTTAAACCTCGCCCTGAAGGTTTTTTTATATGGCATCGTGGATGTGAATATGATGTCAAAGTAAGAACGGAACGTGGCGGTGAATTGGCAAAATTAATGCCTATAAAAATGCCGATGGATACTTCGGACTTGCTATTATGTCCAATGCCGGGAGTTGTTGTGTCTATCCTCGTCGATGAGGGGCAAGAAGTACAAGATGGTCAGGCACTTGCGGTTGTTGAAGCGATGAAAATGGAAAATACTCTGCGTGCGGAGAGGAAAGGCGTCATATCTAAAATAAGCGTCAAGGCTGGTGAAAATTTAGCGGTGGATGATGTTATTATGGAGTTCGTGAAATGA
- the scpA gene encoding methylmalonyl-CoA mutase, with protein sequence MNVPTLEDWYELGAKELRGREIDDLNKTTPEGIKIKPVYTKRDVPDSIEKELPGFEPYTRGVRATMYANQPWTIRQYAGFSTAEESNAFYRKNLKAGQKGLSVAFDLATHRGYDSDHPRVAGDVGKAGVAIDTVEDMKILFDGIPLDEMSVSMTMNGAVIPVLAMFIVAGEEQGVDRSKLSGTIQNDILKEFMVRNTFIYPPEFSMRIIGDIIEYTSQDMPKYNSISISGYHMQEAGATLAQELAFTLADGMEYVREAKKKGLDIDAFAGRLSFFFCIGMNVFMEAAKLRAARQIWSKIMTNLGAKSERSKMLRTHCQTSGVSLTEQDPYNNVVRTAYEAMAAVLGGTQSLHTNSFDEAIALPTETSARIARNTQLILQYETGVTDVVDPLGGSFYVEALTQGLVDQAWDMINEIEAEGGMTKAIEKGLPKLKIEQAAAKRQARVDKGEDVVIGVNKYRLEEEDPINILEIDNAAVRKSQISRINKVKVVRDSQACNSTLEKLKDIAENGNGNILRAAVECARARATLGEISNALEDVFGRHQPITRVIKGVYSDAYKEDPIYINIQANIQKYEHEKGTAPRILIAKMGQDGHDRGAKIIATAFADLGFGVNMTDLFSTPDEVAELAIISEVDAIGISSLAAGHKTLVPELIDVLKKLSRDDIKIFVGGVIPEQDYSFLKEAGVIDIFGPGTNVLDAAYSVFAAISGKSRNT encoded by the coding sequence ATGAACGTCCCAACATTAGAAGATTGGTATGAGCTGGGTGCTAAAGAGTTGCGGGGACGCGAAATTGATGACTTGAATAAAACAACTCCTGAAGGGATTAAGATAAAACCAGTTTATACGAAACGAGATGTTCCAGATTCCATTGAAAAAGAACTGCCGGGATTTGAACCTTATACGCGTGGTGTACGCGCCACTATGTATGCGAATCAACCATGGACGATCCGCCAGTATGCTGGATTTTCTACTGCTGAAGAGAGCAATGCGTTTTATAGAAAAAATCTAAAAGCTGGTCAAAAAGGATTATCAGTTGCATTCGATCTAGCAACTCATCGAGGATATGATTCTGATCATCCTCGAGTTGCAGGTGATGTAGGGAAAGCCGGCGTTGCAATTGATACTGTAGAAGACATGAAAATATTGTTTGACGGTATTCCGTTGGATGAAATGTCTGTCTCAATGACTATGAATGGTGCAGTTATACCTGTGTTAGCAATGTTTATTGTTGCAGGGGAAGAGCAAGGTGTTGATCGCTCCAAGCTCTCGGGAACGATCCAGAATGACATTCTTAAAGAGTTTATGGTTAGGAATACGTTTATTTACCCGCCTGAGTTTAGCATGCGGATTATTGGGGACATCATCGAATACACTTCTCAAGACATGCCCAAATATAATTCCATTTCCATTTCTGGGTATCATATGCAGGAAGCAGGGGCGACATTGGCGCAAGAGTTGGCTTTTACACTTGCAGATGGAATGGAGTATGTAAGGGAAGCTAAGAAGAAAGGTTTGGATATTGATGCGTTTGCTGGGCGTTTATCTTTTTTCTTCTGTATAGGCATGAATGTGTTCATGGAGGCAGCCAAATTAAGGGCTGCACGTCAGATATGGTCAAAGATTATGACAAATCTAGGAGCAAAATCTGAAAGATCAAAAATGCTTAGGACGCATTGTCAAACCTCTGGGGTTTCTTTGACGGAACAAGATCCATACAATAATGTTGTGCGAACCGCTTACGAAGCAATGGCAGCAGTTTTAGGTGGCACTCAATCATTGCATACAAATAGTTTCGATGAAGCTATTGCGTTGCCAACTGAAACATCAGCTAGGATTGCTCGAAATACTCAATTGATTTTACAATATGAAACAGGTGTGACTGACGTGGTAGATCCGTTGGGAGGGTCATTTTATGTTGAGGCACTTACTCAAGGCTTAGTTGATCAGGCATGGGATATGATCAATGAGATTGAAGCTGAAGGTGGCATGACGAAAGCTATTGAAAAAGGTTTGCCGAAACTGAAGATTGAACAGGCCGCTGCGAAGAGACAAGCCCGTGTCGACAAAGGGGAAGATGTTGTTATCGGGGTGAATAAATATCGGTTGGAAGAAGAAGATCCGATTAATATTCTTGAAATAGATAATGCAGCTGTTCGTAAAAGCCAAATTAGTCGTATAAATAAAGTAAAGGTTGTTCGAGATTCACAAGCATGTAACTCAACGTTAGAAAAGTTGAAAGATATCGCTGAAAACGGGAATGGAAACATTTTAAGAGCGGCTGTTGAGTGCGCGAGAGCGAGGGCTACATTGGGTGAAATTTCTAACGCTTTGGAAGACGTGTTTGGGCGGCACCAACCGATTACACGTGTGATAAAGGGCGTGTATTCAGATGCATATAAAGAAGATCCCATTTATATAAATATTCAAGCTAATATACAAAAATATGAGCATGAAAAGGGCACAGCACCACGAATTTTGATCGCAAAAATGGGGCAAGATGGACATGACCGTGGCGCAAAAATTATTGCGACTGCTTTTGCTGATTTGGGATTTGGGGTGAACATGACGGATCTATTCTCAACCCCAGATGAAGTCGCTGAGCTTGCAATTATCAGTGAAGTTGATGCTATTGGTATTTCTTCGTTAGCCGCAGGGCACAAGACGTTGGTTCCAGAATTAATAGATGTTCTTAAGAAGTTAAGTCGAGACGATATAAAAATATTTGTTGGAGGAGTAATTCCAGAACAAGATTACAGTTTTTTAAAAGAGGCTGGTGTTATAGATATCTTTGGTCCTGGAACGAATGTACTAGATGCTGCGTATTCAGTTTTTGCTGCAATATCTGGTAAAAGTAGAAACACTTGA
- a CDS encoding GntR family transcriptional regulator, translating to MVRDERPKDLGERKTVVDRDAPMPLYHQIYLQIRDEILSGQRPYGSVLPTEQEMTELFSVSRITARRVLNELAQNNFVERRRRLGTRVIFRSPAKPIEGDINQALDSLMALGAGTTVNVVEVVKEIPSPTIASALQLKKGEPVVRAIRIRCMDGQPLGHVVSYVPARLAEHITAINLSKMPILKVLDFAGYKAERAEQTIGAILADARLSDALELEPRDALLRIGRTVYDKDEQPFLVTVANYRADKFNIRIELHGSALDD from the coding sequence GTGGTTAGGGATGAGAGACCTAAAGATCTAGGTGAACGCAAAACCGTCGTAGATCGAGATGCACCGATGCCGCTCTATCATCAGATATATTTGCAGATTCGTGACGAAATACTGAGTGGCCAGAGACCATATGGTAGTGTCCTTCCTACTGAGCAAGAAATGACAGAATTATTCAGCGTCTCGCGGATAACAGCGCGTCGGGTTCTTAATGAATTGGCTCAGAACAATTTTGTGGAACGTCGTAGAAGGCTTGGAACTAGAGTTATCTTTAGATCACCTGCTAAACCTATAGAAGGTGATATAAATCAGGCGCTCGACTCGCTTATGGCTCTGGGAGCAGGCACCACTGTTAATGTTGTTGAGGTTGTCAAGGAGATTCCTAGTCCTACCATTGCAAGCGCTTTACAGTTAAAAAAAGGCGAACCTGTCGTACGTGCTATTCGTATTCGGTGCATGGATGGGCAGCCGCTTGGGCATGTCGTGAGTTATGTTCCTGCTCGTCTAGCTGAGCATATCACCGCGATTAATTTGTCCAAAATGCCGATTCTTAAAGTCCTCGATTTTGCTGGCTATAAAGCTGAACGGGCAGAGCAGACTATTGGCGCTATTTTAGCTGATGCACGCCTGTCAGATGCTTTAGAGCTTGAGCCTCGCGATGCATTGTTGCGAATAGGTCGAACAGTTTATGATAAGGATGAGCAACCTTTTCTCGTTACTGTCGCCAATTATAGAGCTGATAAATTTAACATCAGAATTGAGTTGCATGGATCGGCTTTAGACGATTGA